A genomic stretch from Deinococcus planocerae includes:
- a CDS encoding c-type cytochrome has product MKNTFAVTMTLLLALTLGGSFAGYRIATTPHHEEGVGAAGKLAEGETPEGGDPTTGKVVSEEAPSPREAATGPAGAGGALGDVMQDQAGGTQSGENGALPVEGSESNTGTQTGEAQEGDAQDGGAGEAEEASPGEGAATSAAGNAESGSAPGVSENQAPAAGVSPEDGQGTGADAPSPSAAQSDETTQLGQTGASNVERGMAADPATSDAKAAEVANAITGNTADGQAKFVSSCAGCHGQQGQGGIGPNLVADEGPRNWQLAQFEAALREGHAPDHELGAVMPRFTEEQLSDEDVLNIYTYLRSVN; this is encoded by the coding sequence ATGAAGAACACCTTCGCCGTCACCATGACGCTGCTGCTGGCGCTCACGCTGGGCGGCTCGTTTGCCGGATACCGCATCGCGACCACCCCCCACCACGAGGAGGGGGTGGGGGCCGCCGGGAAGCTCGCCGAGGGGGAGACGCCCGAGGGCGGGGACCCCACCACCGGGAAGGTCGTGAGCGAGGAGGCGCCGTCCCCGCGCGAGGCGGCCACCGGGCCCGCAGGGGCGGGCGGCGCGCTCGGCGACGTGATGCAAGACCAGGCGGGCGGCACCCAGTCGGGCGAGAACGGCGCGCTTCCCGTCGAGGGCAGCGAGTCGAACACCGGCACGCAGACGGGCGAGGCCCAGGAGGGTGACGCGCAAGACGGCGGGGCCGGGGAAGCCGAGGAGGCGAGCCCCGGCGAGGGCGCCGCGACCTCGGCGGCGGGCAACGCCGAGAGCGGCTCGGCGCCCGGGGTCTCCGAGAATCAGGCCCCCGCCGCCGGGGTGAGCCCGGAAGACGGCCAGGGCACCGGGGCCGACGCGCCCTCTCCCAGCGCCGCGCAGAGCGACGAGACCACCCAGCTCGGGCAGACGGGCGCGTCCAACGTCGAACGGGGCATGGCCGCCGACCCGGCGACGAGCGACGCCAAGGCCGCCGAGGTCGCCAACGCGATCACCGGGAACACCGCCGACGGTCAGGCGAAGTTCGTGTCCTCGTGCGCCGGGTGCCACGGTCAGCAGGGCCAAGGCGGCATCGGCCCGAACCTCGTGGCCGACGAGGGCCCCCGCAACTGGCAACTGGCGCAGTTCGAGGCCGCCCTGCGCGAGGGCCACGCGCCGGATCACGAACTCGGCGCCGTGATGCCCCGCTTCACCGAGGAGCAGCTCAGCGACGAGGACGTGCTCAACATCTACACCTACCTGCGCTCGGTGAACTGA
- a CDS encoding helical backbone metal receptor, which yields MRLASLTASNSDILAALGVAGRVVAVDHHSDAPGLEGAVRVGPDLNIDVGAVCSARPDLVLASLSVPGMERVVDGLRAAGLPTLVLDPVSVEDTLRDIREIGAAVGLPERGDSLAARLEAELGALARPFPRPPRVLVEWWPRPIIAATRDSWVTGLLETLGAVNALGDRAGRSSPLTLEEVRAARPDLIVCSWCGAKRLRPEVIEARGLGVPVVCVPESGLGRPGPRLIEGARAISAALVGLPVA from the coding sequence ATGCGCCTCGCCTCCCTGACCGCCAGCAACTCGGACATCCTCGCCGCGCTGGGGGTGGCGGGCCGGGTGGTCGCCGTGGATCACCACAGCGACGCGCCGGGTCTGGAAGGCGCCGTCCGCGTGGGCCCCGACCTGAACATCGACGTGGGGGCGGTGTGCTCAGCCCGGCCCGACCTCGTGCTGGCGAGCCTGAGCGTGCCCGGCATGGAGCGGGTGGTGGACGGATTGCGCGCGGCGGGCCTGCCCACCCTGGTTCTCGATCCCGTGAGCGTGGAGGATACCCTGCGCGACATCCGCGAGATCGGCGCGGCGGTCGGCCTGCCGGAGAGGGGAGACTCCCTCGCCGCCCGGCTGGAGGCGGAGCTGGGCGCCCTCGCCCGGCCTTTTCCCCGCCCGCCGCGCGTGCTCGTCGAATGGTGGCCGAGGCCGATCATCGCGGCGACGCGCGACTCGTGGGTCACGGGGCTGCTGGAAACGCTGGGGGCGGTGAACGCCCTCGGCGACCGGGCGGGCCGCAGCTCCCCCCTCACCCTGGAGGAGGTCCGCGCCGCCCGCCCCGACCTGATCGTGTGCTCGTGGTGCGGGGCGAAGAGGCTGCGGCCCGAGGTGATCGAGGCGCGTGGACTCGGCGTGCCGGTCGTGTGCGTGCCCGAGAGCGGGCTGGGTCGTCCCGGTCCCCGGCTGATCGAGGGGGCGCGGGCGATCTCGGCGGCGCTGGTGGGGCTTCCGGTGGCCTAA
- a CDS encoding TetR family transcriptional regulator C-terminal domain-containing protein, with protein MARSVNPIQDRARRAALEKAAYLALYERGYAGVTLADIAGHAGVSKGTLAYHFGSRAGLLAAVMRRFTRTITVATRRALRQAATPDEKLRAYVENQFYGVENTRRFYTVSLDFLAAATRDPALMAVQRDFQRETLALDLELARLAGEAGAPERARLLRALVEGLSVRFLADPEPDLAAYRAECLRGLRALLGWEG; from the coding sequence ATGGCCCGCAGCGTCAACCCCATTCAGGACCGGGCCCGGCGCGCGGCGCTGGAGAAGGCGGCCTACCTCGCCCTGTACGAGCGGGGCTACGCGGGCGTGACCCTCGCCGACATCGCCGGGCACGCGGGGGTCAGCAAGGGCACGCTCGCCTACCACTTCGGCAGCCGGGCCGGATTGCTCGCGGCGGTGATGCGCAGGTTCACCCGCACGATCACGGTCGCCACCCGGCGGGCCCTGCGGCAGGCCGCCACCCCGGACGAGAAGCTGCGCGCCTATGTCGAGAACCAGTTCTACGGGGTGGAGAACACCCGGCGCTTTTACACGGTGTCCCTCGACTTCCTCGCCGCCGCCACCCGCGACCCGGCGCTGATGGCCGTGCAGCGCGACTTCCAGCGCGAGACGCTGGCCCTCGACCTCGAACTCGCGCGGCTGGCGGGCGAGGCGGGCGCCCCCGAGCGGGCCAGGCTCCTGCGCGCTCTCGTCGAGGGGCTGAGCGTGCGCTTCCTCGCCGACCCGGAGCCCGACCTCGCCGCCTACCGGGCCGAGTGCCTGCGGGGCCTGCGCGCCCTGCTGGGGTGGGAGGGTTAG
- a CDS encoding GNAT family N-acetyltransferase produces MTREQSPLPPAPPAAWLERVTLTGRHILLVPLGEEHAADLHAGADEDTYALLARGGPEERTAQGWAAYITRLNTLPGRVNWAVLVGGRAVGRISYSEVRPADRWAEIGTMLVPAAQGTAANPEGKLLLMTRAFEVLGANRVHFKVDARNARSLRAVEKLGAVREGTLRQFQVRPGGYARDSVMFSVLSGEWPGVKAGLRARLDAFDSAR; encoded by the coding sequence GTGACACGTGAGCAGAGTCCCCTGCCGCCCGCCCCGCCCGCCGCGTGGCTGGAGCGCGTGACGCTGACGGGCCGGCACATCCTCCTCGTGCCGCTGGGGGAGGAGCACGCCGCAGACCTGCACGCGGGGGCGGACGAGGACACCTACGCCCTGCTGGCGCGGGGCGGGCCGGAGGAGCGCACGGCCCAGGGTTGGGCGGCGTACATCACGCGGCTGAACACCCTGCCGGGCCGGGTGAACTGGGCCGTCCTCGTGGGCGGGCGGGCCGTGGGCCGCATCAGCTACAGCGAGGTCCGGCCCGCCGACCGCTGGGCGGAGATCGGCACCATGCTCGTGCCCGCCGCGCAGGGCACCGCCGCGAACCCGGAGGGCAAGCTCCTCTTGATGACCCGCGCCTTCGAGGTGCTCGGCGCGAACCGGGTCCACTTCAAGGTGGACGCCCGCAACGCCCGCAGCCTGCGCGCGGTGGAAAAGCTCGGCGCGGTGCGCGAAGGGACCCTGCGGCAGTTCCAGGTACGCCCGGGCGGTTACGCCCGCGACAGCGTGATGTTCAGCGTGCTCAGCGGCGAGTGGCCGGGGGTGAAGGCCGGACTCCGGGCGCGGCTGGACGCCTTCGATTCGGCTCGATGA
- the recR gene encoding recombination mediator RecR, translating into MKYPPSLVALIRELSRLPGIGPKSAQRLAFHLFEQPREDIERLAGALLSAKRELHTCPVCFNITDAELCDVCSDAARDQATICVVEEPGDVIAIERSGEYRGLYHVLHGVLSPMNGVGPEKLHIRPLLPRVREGMEVILATGTTVEGDATALYLQRLLEPLGAVVSRIAYGLPVGGALEYADEVTLGRALSGRQRVSQPPAFPPRRDDDVDGAAPPPR; encoded by the coding sequence ATGAAATACCCGCCTTCCCTCGTGGCCCTGATCCGGGAGCTCTCGCGCCTGCCGGGCATCGGGCCGAAGAGTGCGCAGCGGCTCGCCTTTCACCTGTTCGAGCAGCCGCGGGAGGACATCGAGCGGCTCGCGGGGGCGCTGCTCTCGGCCAAGCGGGAACTGCACACCTGCCCGGTGTGCTTCAACATCACCGACGCGGAGCTGTGCGACGTGTGCAGCGACGCCGCCCGCGACCAGGCGACGATCTGCGTGGTGGAGGAGCCCGGGGACGTGATCGCCATCGAGCGCAGCGGCGAGTACCGGGGGCTCTACCACGTGCTGCACGGCGTTCTGAGCCCGATGAACGGGGTGGGCCCCGAGAAGCTGCACATCCGCCCGCTGCTGCCGCGGGTGCGTGAGGGCATGGAGGTCATCCTGGCGACGGGCACGACCGTAGAGGGGGACGCGACCGCGCTCTACCTCCAGCGGCTGCTCGAACCGCTCGGCGCCGTGGTGAGCCGCATCGCCTACGGGCTGCCGGTGGGCGGCGCGCTGGAGTACGCCGACGAGGTGACGCTGGGCCGGGCCCTGAGCGGGCGCCAGCGGGTGAGCCAGCCCCCCGCCTTCCCCCCGCGCCGGGACGACGACGTGGACGGGGCCGCTCCCCCCCCGCGGTAG
- a CDS encoding YbaB/EbfC family nucleoid-associated protein produces MDMKKLMKQMQQAQAAAAKIQENLAAQTVEGSASGLVTVTMNGHGKVTGLKIEPGAVDPGDVEALEDLLLVALQDASAKADALQQEATRGLGIPGF; encoded by the coding sequence ATGGACATGAAGAAGCTGATGAAGCAGATGCAGCAGGCGCAGGCCGCTGCCGCCAAGATTCAGGAGAATCTGGCCGCGCAGACGGTGGAGGGCAGCGCGAGCGGGCTCGTCACGGTCACGATGAACGGACACGGCAAGGTGACGGGGCTCAAGATCGAGCCGGGGGCGGTGGACCCGGGCGACGTGGAGGCCCTAGAAGACCTGCTGCTCGTGGCGCTTCAGGACGCCAGCGCGAAGGCCGACGCCCTCCAGCAGGAGGCGACGCGCGGGCTGGGGATTCCCGGCTTCTGA
- a CDS encoding NUDIX hydrolase codes for MGTLSLPPQATQVGLAVDVAAFAMHAGELRVLLVQRGELPHARDWALPGGFVGPGEALHEAALRELRTETTVELEPRHLEQFYTFGEPSRDPRGRIVSVAHLAVLPHGTVRVTGGGHTLGADWFPAHRPPPLAFDHATILGRALGRLRLRLEYANLALEFLPDAFTLPELQTVYEGVLDRSLDKRNFRKRILAQGLLVASGERRSGVGRPAQLYRRAKGAKAAAL; via the coding sequence ATGGGGACACTCTCGCTGCCGCCGCAGGCCACGCAGGTCGGCCTGGCCGTGGACGTGGCGGCCTTCGCCATGCACGCGGGGGAGTTGCGCGTGCTGCTCGTTCAGCGGGGGGAACTGCCCCACGCCCGCGACTGGGCGTTACCGGGCGGCTTCGTGGGACCGGGCGAGGCCCTGCACGAGGCGGCCCTGCGCGAGCTGCGCACCGAGACGACCGTGGAACTCGAACCCCGGCACCTGGAGCAGTTCTACACCTTCGGGGAGCCCAGCCGTGACCCGCGCGGGCGGATCGTGTCGGTCGCGCACCTCGCCGTGCTGCCCCACGGCACCGTGCGCGTGACGGGCGGGGGGCACACGCTGGGGGCCGACTGGTTCCCGGCGCACCGTCCGCCGCCCCTCGCCTTCGACCACGCCACGATCCTGGGGCGGGCCCTGGGGCGGCTGCGACTGCGGCTGGAGTACGCCAACCTGGCCCTCGAATTCCTGCCCGACGCCTTCACCCTGCCCGAACTCCAGACGGTGTACGAGGGGGTTCTCGACCGCTCGCTCGACAAGCGCAACTTCCGCAAACGCATCCTGGCGCAGGGCCTCCTCGTCGCCAGCGGGGAGCGGCGCAGCGGAGTGGGGCGGCCCGCGCAGCTCTACCGCCGGGCGAAGGGGGCGAAGGCGGCGGCGCTCTGA
- the infC gene encoding translation initiation factor IF-3, with protein sequence MITIAKEHKVNEQIRVRQIRLIGAEGEQIGIIDTRDALNMAREKGLDLVMVSPQAVPPVCRLLDYGRFRYEQQQNEKENRKRARAQEVKAIKFRVKIDDHDFDTKTGHVRRFLEEGHKVKVTIMFRGRERTHPELGERILHRVADTLSDIGAPEGMPSMMGMDMNMIMAPKAAPAPRREAAPQAESPRPEAANA encoded by the coding sequence GTGATCACAATAGCGAAAGAACACAAGGTCAACGAGCAGATTCGCGTTCGCCAGATTCGCCTGATCGGCGCGGAGGGTGAGCAGATCGGGATTATCGACACGCGTGACGCCCTGAACATGGCGCGTGAGAAGGGCCTGGACCTGGTGATGGTGAGTCCGCAGGCCGTGCCGCCCGTCTGCCGTCTGCTCGACTATGGCCGGTTCCGCTACGAGCAGCAGCAGAACGAGAAGGAAAACCGCAAGCGCGCCCGCGCCCAGGAAGTCAAGGCGATCAAGTTCCGGGTCAAGATCGACGACCACGACTTCGACACCAAGACCGGGCATGTGCGCCGCTTCCTCGAAGAAGGCCACAAGGTCAAGGTCACCATCATGTTCCGTGGCCGCGAGCGCACCCACCCCGAGCTCGGCGAGCGCATCCTGCACCGCGTGGCCGATACCCTCTCCGATATCGGCGCCCCGGAAGGGATGCCCTCCATGATGGGCATGGACATGAACATGATCATGGCCCCCAAGGCGGCTCCGGCCCCCCGGCGCGAGGCGGCCCCCCAGGCCGAGTCCCCCCGCCCCGAAGCCGCCAACGCCTGA
- a CDS encoding glutaredoxin domain-containing protein produces the protein MIKMYTTSWCPDCHAVKRALNTKGIAFEEVNIEQDERAAEYVMSVNGGRRSVPTLVSGDVAQSLSGFRPQKLDAFLAAAGL, from the coding sequence ATGATCAAGATGTACACGACGAGCTGGTGCCCCGACTGTCACGCGGTAAAGCGGGCCCTGAACACCAAGGGCATCGCCTTCGAGGAGGTCAACATCGAGCAGGACGAGCGGGCCGCCGAGTACGTGATGAGCGTGAACGGCGGCAGGCGCTCGGTGCCCACGCTGGTCAGCGGCGACGTGGCCCAGAGCCTGAGCGGGTTCCGCCCGCAGAAGCTCGACGCTTTCCTGGCGGCTGCCGGGCTGTAG